From Candoia aspera isolate rCanAsp1 chromosome 4, rCanAsp1.hap2, whole genome shotgun sequence, a single genomic window includes:
- the KIF18B gene encoding kinesin-like protein KIF18B, translated as MMVLIPPAEEGNVAVVVRVRPQIPQEQEGNCQSTVQVLSDSMLVFDPEESDLLGLQVHEPVYRKKGKNMVFVFDQVFGKRATQAEVFENTTKEVLDGMLNGHNCSVFAYGATGAGKTYTMLGSEKEPGIMYLTMEELFKKIEVRKEKKLCEVFISYQEVYNEQIHDLLEPKGPLAIREDPEKGVLVQGLSVHQPKSAMQVLEMLRQGNLNRTQHPTDINATSSRSHAIFQICVKQQDRVVGMHQDQLVAKMSLVDLAGSERASAANTKGERLREGANINRSLLALINVINGLADAKSKKPHIPYRDSKLTRLLKDSIGGNCRTIMIAAISPSTLSYEDTYNTLKYANRAKEIKLLIKPNVVSLNHSSSQYAAICEQLKAEVADLRGRLRAYEEKIPELKPCPALAPCSPEQTELSRPKETALDYAVLQKDDFAAMAPSQLWKQNCAGKSCTKEDSRRKSECCCPKFSKPTKHQEKLKTQLQGMDKQQLERLVVATLLVAKRLYSWLKATNLLTPEMIVQIEELASLLHQESHGALNISALDGQDEELDVQQFIDHGDSFAVLPASLPATKCAGPKANPGIQPAEPEAQLIPHAALKTPHYSTNKRRKASQSERSTPSSQRGHAKRRRKACLSSQKLGSLKEWSDFTQVDCTSTPLVVKAKSPRPVDHHTPLYCPSTVTKSRLPLAPSTIQNCSPPRSLNTTFDLFEEPCPPALKLNTLECPAWESVQHVSNHQGVPLIPRASMPVFTMKGSSIPRASSLASKASLQKRRHTTNSTSHLPSSRIARLQGRSVKSSQVVNAPGHPSGIPAWKWR; from the exons ATGATGGTACTCATACCACCAGCTGAAGAAGGTAATGTGGCAGTAGTGGTCCGAGTGCGGCCACAGATTCCGCAAGAGCAAGAAGGAAACTGCCAAAGCACGGTGCAGGTGCTTAGTGACAGCATGCTAGTGTTTGACCCTGAAGAATCAGACCTGCTGGGCCTCCAAGTTCATGAGCCTGTCTACCGGAAGAAGGGCAAGAATATGGTGTTTGTTTTTGACCAGGTATTTGGGAAAAGAGCTACCCAAGCAGAGGTCTTTGAGAATACAACCAAAGAAGTCCTGGATGGTATGCTGAATGGCCACAATTGCTCTG taTTTGCATATGGTGCAACAGGAGCTGGTAAAACATATACCATGCTAGGATCAGAGAAGGAACCTGGTATCATGTACCTCACCATGGAGGAGCTGTTTAAGAAAATAGAGGTTAGGAAGGAAAAGAAGCTCTGTGAGGTGTTCATCTCCTATCAAGAG GTATACAATGAGCAGATTCATGATCTTTTGGAACCAAAAGGTCCACTAGCCATCCGGGAAGACCCAGAAAAGGGAGTTTTGGTGCAAGGTCTTTCAGTTCATCAG CCAAAATCTGCTATGCAGGTCCTAGAGATGCTGAGGCAAGGAAATCTGAACCGTACACAGCACCCCACAGACATTAACGCCACCTCCTCACGATCTCATGCAATCTTCCAG ATCTGTGTGAAGCAGCAAGATCGTGTGGTGGGCATGCATCAGGATCAGCTAGTGGCAAAGATGAGCCTGGTTGATTTGGCTGGCTCTGAGCGTGCCTCTGCTGCCAACACCAAAGGAGAGCGACTCCGTGAGGGTGCCAACATCAACCGATCCCTACTGGCTCTCATCAATGTTATTAATGGCCTGGCAGATGCCAAG AGTAAAAAACCCCACATTCCATACCGGGACAGCAAGCTAACACGCCTCCTAAAGGATTCTATTGGTGGAAACTGTCGGACCATCATGATTGCAGCTATTAGTCCCTCCACGCTTTCCTATGAGGACACATACAACACCCTCAAGTATGCCAACCGGGCTAAAGAAATCAAACTTTTA ATAAAACCTAATGTGGTGAGCCTGAACCACTCTAGCAGCCAATATGCAGCTATCTGTGAGCAACTAAAGGCAGAG GTGGCAGACTTAAGAGGGAGGCTCCGAGCTTATGAAGAAAAAATCCCAGAGCTTAAGCCCTGCCCTGCTCTGGCTCCTTGTAGCCCTGAGCAGACAGAGCTCTCCAG ACCAAAGGAGACTGCTCTGGATTATGCAGTGTTGCAAAAGGATGATTTTGCAGCCATGGCACCCTCGCAACTTTGGAAACAGAATTGTGCAGGAAAAAGCTGCACCAAGGAG GACTCCAGAAGAAAATCTGAATGCTGTTGCCCAAAGTTTTCAAAGCCAACTAAACATCAGGAAAAACTGAAAACTCAATTGCAGGGCATGGACAAACAACAGCTGGAGAG GCTTGTAGTAGCTACTCTGCTTGTAGCCAAAAGGCTGTACAGTTGGTTGAAAGCCACCAACCTCCTCACTCCTGAAATGATAGTACAGATTGAAGAGCTGGCTTCCTTACTTCATCAAGAATCCCATGGAGCCCtgaacatttctgctttggatggGCAAGATGAAGAACTGGATGTGCAACAGTTTATAGATCATGGTGATTCTTTCG CTGTCCTCCCAGCCTCTCTTCCTGCAACCAAGTGTGCCGGTCCTAAGGCCAATCCTGGAATTCAGCCTGCTGAACCAGAGGCTCAGCTGATTCCACATGCTGCCTTGAAGACCCCCCACTACTCCacaaataagaggaggaaggcatCACAGTCTGAAAGAAGCACTCCATCTAGCCAAAGGGGGCATGCAAAGCGCCGGCGGAAGGCTTGCCTCTCATCCCAGAAACTGGGTTCTCTGAAGGAATGGTCTGATTTCACCCAAGTGGACTGTACCAGCACCCCTCTTGTAGTGAAAGCAAAATCTCCCAGACCAGTTGATCATCATACTCCATTATATTGCCCATCAACAGTTACTAAGAGTCGCCTGCCCCTGGCTCCCTCAACCATTCAGAATTGCTCTCCTCCACGAAGCTTGAACACAACTTTTGACCTCTTTGAGGAACCCTGTCCCCCAGCCTTGAAGCTCAATACTCTGGAATGTCCTGCTTGGGAAAGTGTCCAACATGTCTCCAACCATCAGGGGGTGCCTCTTATACCCAG GGCCTCCATGCCTGTGTTTACTATGAAAGGATCCTCCATCCCAAGGGCATCATCCTTGGCCTCCAAAGCATCATTACAGAAGAGGAGGCACACCACAAA TTCTACCTCCCACTTGCCAAGCAGCCGCATTGCTAGGCTGCAGGGTCGTTCTGTGAAGTCTTCACAGGTGGTGAACGCACCAG GACATCCCTCTGGTATCCCTGCATGGAAATGGCGCTAG